A genome region from Festucalex cinctus isolate MCC-2025b chromosome 17, RoL_Fcin_1.0, whole genome shotgun sequence includes the following:
- the mrpl58 gene encoding large ribosomal subunit protein mL62: MAALACLARRCISFCGNVRVHLFVVPQSVKLRFVQTSKLKNSLQPNSGYANRGPDTEEDAQQVHVPVDRLTVSYSRSSGPGGQHVNKVNTKTEIRFHVLTADCIPEDVRHKIMQKNKNGINKAGELMVTSELSRSQHRNFLDCIQKISAVIVEASEKPREATPEDVALRKSRLDKRNMERLRQKKIHSATKQSRRTDFD, translated from the exons ATGGCGGCACTGGCATGTCTGGCTCGACGCTGTATTTCTTTTTGCGGTAATGTTCGAGTTCATTTATTCGTCGTTCCGCAATCGGTAAAACTCCGGTTTGTCCAGACTAGTAAACTAAAAAACAGTCTGCAGCCGAACTCTGGTTATGCAAACCGAGGACCAGATACTGAGGAG GATGCCCAACAAGTACATGTTCCAGTAG ACCGTCTGACAGTGTCTTACAGTAGGAGCAGCGGTCCTGGTGGTCAGCATGTCAATAAAG TCAACACGAAAACAGAGATCAGATTCCACGTGTTAACTGCAGACTGTATCCCGGAAGACGTGAGACACAAAATCATGCAAAAG AACAAAAATGGCATCAACAAGGCTGGTGAGTTGATGGTGACGTCAGAGCTGAGCAGGAGCCAGCACAGGAACTTCCTTGACTGCATACAAAAGATCTCGGCCGTTATTGTTGAAGCGAGCGAGAAGCCTCGCGAGGCCACGCCAGAAGATGTCGCCCTCAGGAAATCGAG GCTGGACAAAAGAAACATGGAGAGACTGAGACAGAAGAAAATCCATTCTGCTACCAAACAGAGCAGGCGGACGGATTTTGATTGA
- the daglb gene encoding diacylglycerol lipase-beta produces the protein MPGMVVFGRRWGIASDDLVFPGAFELFIRALWWIGTIVLYSYHKGHFDCNGKGVLHIYLIGLIVVLTFIILSLFAIVYVSAQGTITNPGSRRSVPTLVYLRALLYLPELVWACLGAVWVSDDGQGCDPATVGAVIAAVVASWIILLFTALGVVFVFDPLGNPRPSAAAMEPLGVRHLESGGGTQFLSTARSLAVKVWESRLRLWCCCLPQDESNTAAFSSISQLVSGFFSDTDLVPSDIAAGLALLHQEQDKVERSRDPDVTVDHSPSSPIEEDLESELENAVHCMHFAAAAYGWPLYIYSNLFTGPCKLSGDCCRSRAAEYDIVGGDHLGCHFSSILQSTGLHYRDFIHVSFHNQIYEIPFFVALDHKRESILVSVRGTLSLKDVLTDLSAECENLPIDGVTGACYAHKGISQAASYVYRKLVNDGILNQAFSVAPEYKLVVTGHSLGAGAAAVLAILLRNSFPTLKCYAFSPPGGLLSKALADYSKDFAVSVVLGKDLVPRLSLPNMEDLKRKILKIVSNCNKPKYRILLQGCWYELFGGDPDDFPSEMENRREEELSQPLLGEESLLIRNSSSYHSLASDDSPVHTVPHMPLFLPGRVLHILEDGPARRSCTSQVRYRAEWSTEMAFRSILISPRMLSDHMPDAVLGALKSLTSDKPDSLCPSSSNRDQHNVV, from the exons ATGCCCGGAATGGTGGTTTTTGGTCGGCGGTGGGGAATTGCCAGTGATGATCTCGTTTTCCCTGGAGCGTTCGAATTATTCATCCGCGCACTTTG GTGGATTGGCACCATCGTCCTGTACTCTTATCACAAGGGTCATTTTGATTGTAACGGGAAAGGTGTTCTTCACATCTACCTGATTGGACTCATAGTGGTGCTGACATTTATCATCCTGTCACTATTTGCAATTGTATATGTCAGCGCTCAAG GTACCATAACCAACCCTGGGTCACGGCGCTCCGTGCCTACACTGGTGTACCTGCGAGCTCTTCTTTACCTTCCCGAGCTGGTGTGGGCCTGTTTGGGGGCCGTGTGGGTGTCCGATGACGGCCAAGGTTGCGACCCGGCCACCGTGGGGGCTGTCATCGCAGCAGTGGTTGCTAG TTGGATCATCCTGCTCTTCACGGCGCTCGGCGTTGTATTCGTCTTTGACCCGCTGGGCAACCCTCGGCCTTCAGCTGCTGCCATGGAGCCCCTGGGAGTGCGACACTTGGAGAGCGGCGGGGGAACTCAGTTCCTCTCAACGGCGCGCTCGCTCGCAGTCAAGGTGTGGGAGAGTCGGCTCCGACTTTGGTGTTGTTGCCTGCCGCAGGACGAAAGCAACACGGCGGCATTCTCCAGCATCTCTCAGCTGGTCAGCGGATTCTTCTCT GACACAGACTTGGTTCCCAGCGACATTGCTGCCGGTTTGGCTTTGCTGCATCAGGAACAGGACAAGGTGGAGAGAAGCCGAGATCCCGATGTCACCGTTGATCACAGTCCATCCTCTCCCatt GAAGAAGATCTGGAGTCTGAGTTGGAGAACGCCGTCCACTGCATGCACTTTGCTGCCGCGGCCTACGGCTGGCCTTTGTACATCTACTCCAACCTTTTCACCGGGCCCTGCAAACTGAGCGGAGACTG TTGCAGAAGTCGTGCTGCCGAGTACGACATTGTTGGGGGAGACCACCTGGGCTGCCATTTTTCTTCCATCCTGCAAAGCACCGGGTTGCATTACAGAGACTTCATTCATGTCAGCTTCCACAATCAG ATTTATGAAATCCCCTTCTTTGTGGCTCTGGATCATAAGCGGGAGTCGATTCTTGTGTCCGTCAGAGGAACGCTGTCGTTAAAG GATGTCCTAACGGACCTTTCTGCCGAATGTGAGAACTTGCCCATCGACGGCGTGACCGGCGCCTGCTACGCTCACAAG GGCATCAGCCAGGCCGCGTCTTACGTTTACAGGAAGCTGGTCAACGATGGCATCCTGAACCAAGCGTTCTCCGTTGCACCA GAGTACAAACTGGTCGTTACCGGTCACAGTCTGGGCGCCGGCGCGGCCGCAGTGCTTGCCATCTTATTGCGCAACTCCTTCCCCACCCTCAAGTGCTACGCCTTTTCTCCACCAGGGGGACTCCTGAG CAAAGCCTTAGCTGATTACTCCAAAGACTTTGCGGTCTCCGTTGTACTGGGAAAAGACCTGGTTCCACG ATTGAGCCTTCCCAATATGGAAGATCTGAAACGAAAAATCCTCAAGATCGTCTCAAATTGCAATAAACCCAAA TACCGCATCCTTCTGCAGGGTTGCTGGTACGAACTGTTTGGCGGCGACCCGGATGACTTTCCCTCGGAAATGGAGAACAGGAGGGAGGAGGAGCTTAGTCAGCCTCTGCTGGGCGAAGAATCACTTTTGATCCGTAACTCGTCGTCCTACCATAGCCTGGCGTCGGACGACTCGCCTGTCCACACTGTGCCGCACATGCCTCTCTTCCTGCCCGGACGTGTTCTGCATATTCTAGAAGACGGGCCCGCACGCAG atcTTGCACATCCCAGGTCCGATACCGTGCCGAGTGGTCGACTGAAATGGCGTTCAGGAGCATTTTGATCAGCCCCCGGATGCTGTCGGATCACATGCCGGATGCTGTGCTCGGAGCGCTCAAGAGCTTGACCAGCGACAAGCCCGACTCGCTCTGCCCGTCGTCCTCAAACCGCGACCAGCACAACGTTGTCTGA